tttctttttttttttcattttttttggatcaaatttTTGAACAAATTTCTAAAATGCGAAAATGCCTTGTGTTTATGATATGGCGCTACGTttgagaaaagagaaagaaggtgTGTGAATGCGAATGAGGAGCCGGATGTTTCTCATGCATGGGGTGGGGTACGAGCGGAGTCGACAACTTCATGGTTCTTACCTTAACCACGTCTCACGCATGTGTTACACTACCCAGATTCTACTGACTCACAGACTCGTTCGTTATTAAACTcgtaacttttttattttgttggtaaaacaaacaccaaaataaaccaaatactactaaaaaacaaaaagaaactgaACCCAGAGCTGTTTCACTTtcatcaaacaaaaaacaagatactaaagaaaatatatataaagaagatcAAATTATTGTCGAAAGAAGAATCGAATTAATCTtaagtagttttttttgttcgtcctctaaaaaaaattatttagatctTTGTGAACATCTGTAGATAACAAGAATTCTACTAGATACATACCAAAATGACGGACGCCCACACTCAGGGCCGGGCTTGTACGCAATCTCGCGAAACATCCGTATGGGGCCCCCACCTCATGGGGCCCCCACTTCCAATTTTTTCCTTTGTATATAATGTTAATATATGAATCTTAGGTGCAAAGtcaaattaaaaagtaaaattttggtTTCTAGTGACAGAATAAAATACATGTCACGAACATTATTAGTACGTAAGTCTGAAgatatctctattttttttatttaaagaattgtaaatattataataaatttaaataagtaaaaagCATCATATTTTAACTCAGCAAAGGAAACTTACGAGCTACGAGACCGTCTTTTCAGCTTCTTCCCTTCTCTGTAAAAGCAAGTTCATAAGAAAACCAGAGATTTTGTCTTTTGATTCTTaggtaaaatcaaattttattttcgtttaACAAATCTTATATTGTTTATTCATCTCTAATTCAATTGATTTACTCGTTTTGgtttgaaagtttttaatagTCAAATTTTATAATGTCAAAACTGAATTACaatctttaaattttatatcttcATCCTGCAGAAAAAAATGAGTGCATCAAGAATATACCTTTCTGGAGCTAAAAAAagagcaaaaaaaagaagagtagAAGAACTAGTGAAGTCTCAGTCAGGTTCTCTGTTAAAGTATTTAAAGAAACCAGCATTGCTTGGAACTGATGAGGACCATGAGGTTGATGGAACTAGTGAGGATAGTAGTGAAACTGGTGAGGTTGATGGATCTGAACCAGATGATGAGGTTGATGGGGTTAGAACTGGATATGGAAACCATGATCAAGAAGAGAATAGGGATAGAGCTGagatagatgatgaagatgtCAACTCAAATGCAGCGGACGAGCATTTTAAAGAAGATGATTCAGCCTTTGATCTTATGGATCCTGGAAATTGGAGAAAAATTGACCAGAAGTTAAGAGATTATTTGGTTGAGAAAGGTCCTCTCCCACCACCATCTGAAGATTATATTTTCCCCAAAAATGAAAGTGGTAGACACTTTTCACATAGAAATTACAAAAGGATCATGAAGAATGGAGATATGCAGCACCGGCGTTGGTTAGTTTATTCAACAACATTCGACAAGATCTATTGTTTTTGTTGCAAGTTGTTCACCCGTTACAAGGAAACTACTCAACTAGCAGGCATTGGATTTCTGGATTGGAATAATACTGGAATAAGGCTGAGCCAACATGAAACCAGTCATGATCACATTATGTGTATGAGCCAGTGGATGGAACTAGAGATGAGGCTGCAAAAGAATCAGACAATTGATAAGTGTGTCCAAGaggaaatcgaaaaagagaagAATCATTGGAGGGAGCTTTTACTGAGATTATTTTCAGTGGTGGAGTATTTGGCTAAGAGTAATATAGCATTTCGGGGATCTAATGACAAAATTGGCCAAGAGAACAATGGAAATTTTCTGGGGAATATTGAGATGATTGGTAAATTTGATCCTGTAATGAGGGAGCACATCAGGCAAATCACCAAAGGAGAAACCCGATACCATTATCTCAGCTACAAAATTCAGAATGAGTTGATTGGAATGTTGAGTTCTGAAATCAAGTTAATAATCATTAAGAAGATTAAAGAGGCAAAATTCTTCTCGGTTATTCTTGATTGTACTCCAGATATCAGCCACAAAGAGCAAATGTCTCTCATTATTCGATGTGTGGATATATCAGTGAGTCCAGTTCAGATTGAAGAATTTTTTCTTACCTTTCTCGAAGTTGAAGATAAATCAGGAAAAGGGCTTTTTGAGCTATTATGTGATACACTGGTTGGTTTGAAGCTGGATATTAATGATGCCAGGGGACAAGGTTATGACAATGGATCCAACATGAAAGGAAAAAACAAAGGAGTGCAGAAGAGGTTGTTGGATATCAATCCGAGAGCATTTTATACACCATGTGGTTGTCATAATCTGAACTTGGCTATTTGTGATATTGCTAAATCTTCTGATAAAGCGATGTCTTTCTTTGGGATTATCCAGCGTTTATATAACTTTTTCCACCCTTCTACGACTAGGTGGGAGATGTACAGAAAAATGGTGGCAGGTTTCACGCTTAAACCGCTATCAGATACGCGATGGGAAAGTCACCTCGAAAGCGTTAAGGCTATACGTTTTAAAGCTCCAGAAATCAGAGATGTCTTACTTTACTTTGCAGAAAACAGTGAGGATCCAGGAGCACGGAGTGATGCTGAATGTCTTGCGATAAGTGAAACACATGGAATTGGAGGGTTTGAGTTCTTGTTTGGTCTGGTTATATGGTATGATGTTCTGTTTGCTGTTAATACTGTGAGCAAGACGCTACAGTCTGAAGATATTGATATCGATGATGCCATTGCTCAGCTAAAGGGGTTAGTTTCTTTTTTCCAAAAGTATAGAGAAATGGGATTTCAAGAAGCAAAAGCTGAAGCTTCAAAAATTGCCATTGCTATGGATATTGAACCCATGTTTAACAAGAGGAACAAGCGCCTTATTAAAAGGAAAACTCATTTTGATGAAGAGCGAGACAAAGGTGATGATGTTTGTCAGGTTCTAAGTGTGGAGGATGATTTCagaatcaattattttttcaaaatgatgGACCAAGCTATTGTTTCTTTCCAAACAAGGTTAGAACAATTTAAAgagtatgaaaatatttttgggtttttgttcaGTCTACGAAAGCTCAACTCAACAAGCGATGATATTTTGAAGAGTAAATGTTCTAACCTTGAAGCTTTTCTTAAGCATGGAGCAGATTCTGATATTGATGGGAATGATTTGTTCAtggaaatcaaaattttcagagaAGTTTTGCCAAAGACTTTCAAGAAGAATGTAGAAGTGCTGGATTATTTGAAGAGAATGAAGGATAGCTATCCGAGTATATGGATTGCTTACAGGATAATGCTCACCATTCCTGTTTCAGTTGCTTCAGCTGAAAGAAGTTTTTCTAAGTTGAAGTTGATAAAGTCTTATCTACGATCTACTATGTCACAGGAAAGGTTAAACGGATTGGCTATGTTATCGATTGAGAAAGCTTTAATTCAAAATCTCAATTATGAAAGTTTGATGAATGATTTTGCTGAAAAAACTGCAAGAAGAGTTATTTTTCAAAATCGGTAGAACTGTTGTTGTGTGTTTTTAGAACTATTGTACTGTATTTTGAAGATTAATTATGTTTAGactgttctttttttctttttgttctatAATTTTTTCGATGCtgttttttattatcaaaactACGATAAGTTCATCTATATTTTGAATAGGGCCCCGAAAAACTCAGGGAGGATCTAAGACTCGGAAGCTGAAGAAGCTTAAACCGAGATATATGGGACCATATCCCATTTTGGAGCGAATTGGAGCAATTGCTTACCGATTGGATTTATCCGAAGAGTTATCAGATTTCCATGACGTGTTTCATGTTTCAGTTTTGAGGAAAGTCGTGAGAGAACCAGAGCTCATTTTGCAGCAGCCGCCCAGTGACCTTGGTAGGAATTTGCGTGCGCCGTGTCATCCAGTAGAGCTACTGGATCGCCAAGTGAGAGCAGATGATGGTATGATGACTATGTTGGTCAAAGTTCGATGGGAGAGAGATGGTATTCAGGAAGAGACTTGGGAGTCCGAGCCCCAAATGAGGATTGATTATCCAGAGCTGTTTCGGGGTGTCATTGGAGAGCTTGGTGATGTGAATTCGGGGTCGAATTCCTTgttagtgggggagaattgCAATGACCCACCATCTCTATtatctccaccatctccactatctccaccatctccaccatctccaccatccccaacttctttaaagagagagagagagagagagagagagagagagagagaagaggaagggAGAAAGCTTACCTGAGTTGCCACCGGAGCCACCGCGCCTCGAGACCACGTTGAGCTCGTCACCACCGTTCGCTGCAGCTTAGAATCGCCGGAAACCGCCATGCAGTTAAGCTTAGTTTCGTCCGTTTAGTAATTCGCCGATAACTCTCTAACCGTTGCGAATCTAGTGCGTTCAAGaccatcatcgtgttcctctcgacGCGACGAATCCGTAGCCGCCGACCGCGCCTCAATCGGAGTCCGGACGAAGCCGTACGCGCCCCCGCAAGTTTCGTCGACTTCGCGCATGAGTTccacgcgccgccgccggaccaccgtcctccgccgcagcgccgccgccggaccaccgttctccgccgcagctccgccgtcgccgccggccaaCTTACCGGTAAGCCACCGCCGCAGCTccgccggtgaccgacaccggtgaccgacaccggtgactcgccggcgactcgccaactcggccgagtcgacccggtgagtcaactcggttgactcggttaaccggttggttagccggtttaaattgatttcaattCGGTTAGGCTAAACCGGTCGGCTTAAATCAATTAGAAATCGGTTAGGATaaaccggattaattaattaattaattaattaaataattaatttttgtccAGCaggttgacttttccgtaaatatccgttttaaaccgttcgaaaggcgttctgactcgaaatttcgatctgatttcagatatggagtccatttgagcagctgaagttcatatataccacttctcttcattgctaaggtgaggacTACTCCGTTAAATctcgagctagtttagtactaccgttatggaaagtttagtttcgaaacatgatctgTCTCTGTGAattgagtgtgtttgagagtcttgtttgtttattattattattgattgttaaaccggaaataggataatagaggattcaacggttgattgaaatgattgatgttaagaattgttatatatatgtatatatatacgagtccatgttttggagatttgcggggtgcagagacgtttgcactgGCTGCCTATGTTTGAGGAGttttgcggggtgcagagacgtttgcactggctgccatgtttgtggagatttgcgggggtacagagacgtttgtacttACGACGCCTTAGAGATTTGCGGGGTGCAGTGTGGACTACTGTGCTAGTGACGCctgtaaagtatatatatttatatccttatgaggaaatgTGATATGCTATTATCGCATTGGTTGTATCATGTCTAGTCCACTAGACATATGTGATtgttctgtgtggtgtaat
The window above is part of the Brassica napus cultivar Da-Ae chromosome C3, Da-Ae, whole genome shotgun sequence genome. Proteins encoded here:
- the LOC106424860 gene encoding zinc finger MYM-type protein 1-like, with the translated sequence MSASRIYLSGAKKRAKKRRVEELVKSQSGSLLKYLKKPALLGTDEDHEVDGTSEDSSETGEVDGSEPDDEVDGVRTGYGNHDQEENRDRAEIDDEDVNSNAADEHFKEDDSAFDLMDPGNWRKIDQKLRDYLVEKGPLPPPSEDYIFPKNESGRHFSHRNYKRIMKNGDMQHRRWLVYSTTFDKIYCFCCKLFTRYKETTQLAGIGFLDWNNTGIRLSQHETSHDHIMCMSQWMELEMRLQKNQTIDKCVQEEIEKEKNHWRELLLRLFSVVEYLAKSNIAFRGSNDKIGQENNGNFLGNIEMIGKFDPVMREHIRQITKGETRYHYLSYKIQNELIGMLSSEIKLIIIKKIKEAKFFSVILDCTPDISHKEQMSLIIRCVDISVSPVQIEEFFLTFLEVEDKSGKGLFELLCDTLVGLKLDINDARGQGYDNGSNMKGKNKGVQKRLLDINPRAFYTPCGCHNLNLAICDIAKSSDKAMSFFGIIQRLYNFFHPSTTRWEMYRKMVAGFTLKPLSDTRWESHLESVKAIRFKAPEIRDVLLYFAENSEDPGARSDAECLAISETHGIGGFEFLFGLVIWYDVLFAVNTVSKTLQSEDIDIDDAIAQLKGLVSFFQKYREMGFQEAKAEASKIAIAMDIEPMFNKRNKRLIKRKTHFDEERDKGDDVCQVLSVEDDFRINYFFKMMDQAIVSFQTRLEQFKEYENIFGFLFSLRKLNSTSDDILKSKCSNLEAFLKHGADSDIDGNDLFMEIKIFREVLPKTFKKNVEVLDYLKRMKDSYPSIWIAYRIMLTIPVSVASAERSFSKLKLIKSYLRSTMSQERLNGLAMLSIEKALIQNLNYESLMNDFAEKTARRVIFQNR